In the genome of Dryobates pubescens isolate bDryPub1 chromosome 18, bDryPub1.pri, whole genome shotgun sequence, one region contains:
- the HTATSF1 gene encoding HIV Tat-specific factor 1 → MSGEDGNEEFYRQLQLQQQYDAEPKGEGEADPFTYVDPADGAAYEWDREKKAWFPKITEDFLATYQANYGFNADDTNSSSASGTATESKPPVSSKTSGTQPSANEKGPQQTDPKQKSEKRKLEPGWFHVEEDRNTNVYVTGLPPDITKDEFVQVMSKCGIIMRDPQTEEHKIKLYKDKEGNLKGDGLCCYLKRESVPLALRLLDEAEIRGYKLHVEVAKFQLKGEYDASKKKKKCKDYKKKLSQQQKQLDWRPEKKDGATRMRHERIVIIRNMFHPKDFEEDPLVLNEIREDLRTECEKFGQVKKVLIFDRHPDGVASVSFKEPTEADVCKLTLNGRWFGGRQLSAETWDGVTDYQVEETAREREERLKVWGSFLEDPDAKEQQTASDSDSTTSSVKLPEGGQPSKGNSTSKEDGNAEAHKRENNGEGINEDGAPSTDSSLAGSDGEADT, encoded by the exons ATGAGCGGTGAGGACGGGAACGAGGAGTTCTACcggcagctgcagcttcagcagcagtaCGACGCCGAGCCCAAGGGCGAAGGAGAGGCTGACCCCTTCACCTATGTGGACCCGGCCGATGGAGCCGCTTACGAATGGGACCGGGAGAAGAAGGCCTGGTTCCCTAAG ATAACAGAAGACTTCCTGGCAACTTATCAGGCCAACTATGGCTTCAATGCAGATGATACAAACAGTTCATCTGCTTCTGGCACAGCAACTGAAAGTAAGCCACCAGTAAGTTCTAAGACCTCTGGCACCCAGCCATCAGCAAATGAGAAAGGACCACAACAAACAGACCCAAAACAAAAGTCTGAAAAGCGGAAGCTTGAGCCAG GATGGTTTCATGTTGAAGAAGACAGAAACACAAATGTTTATGTGACTG GTTTGCCTCCAGACATCACAAAGGATGAGTTTGTGCAAGTCATGTCCAAGTGTGGCATCATCATGCGAGACCCTCAAACAGAAGAGCACAAAATCAAACTGTACAAAGACAAGGAAGGAAATCTTAAAGGGGATGGCCTCTGTTGCTACCTGAAG AGAGAATCAGTTCCCCTTGCACTGAGACTTCTGGACGAGGCAGAAATCAGAGGCTATAAATTGCATGTTGAAGTTGCAAAGTTTCAGCTGAAGGGGGAGTATGATGCaagcaaaaagaagaagaaatgtaaAGACTACAAGAAGAAGTTATCTCAACAGCAGAA ACAGCTGGATTGGAGGCCTGAGAAGAAAGATGGAGCAACTCGGATGCGGCATGAGCGCATCGTTATTATCAGGAATATGTTCCACCCAAAGGACTTTGAG GAGGATCCCTTGGTGCTAAATGAGATCAGAGAAGATCTGCGGACGGAGTGTGAAAAGTTTGGTCAAGTAAAGAAGGTTCTCATATTTGAT CGCCACCCCGACGGCGTGGCTTCGGTGTCCTTCAAAGAGCCAACAGAAGCTGATGTCTGCAAGCTGACCCTAAATGGGAGGTGGTTTGGtggcaggcagctcagtgctgaaACGTGGGATGGTGTGACAGATTACCAG GTGGAGGAGACtgcaagagaaagggaagaaaggctgaaggtGTGGGGGTCATTTCTAGAGGATCCTGATGCAAAGGAGCAGCAAACTGCGTCTGATTCTGATTCCACAACAAGCAGTGTGAAGCTGCCTGAAGGCGGACAGCCCTCAAAAGGGAACAGCACATCTAAGGAGGATGGAAATGCTGAAGCCCATAAGAGGGAGAATAATGGTGAGGGCATTAACGAAGATGGTGCTCCATCTACagacagcagccttgcaggcagTGATGGTGAAGCAGACACATAA